In a genomic window of Silurus meridionalis isolate SWU-2019-XX chromosome 27, ASM1480568v1, whole genome shotgun sequence:
- the LOC124380584 gene encoding putative nuclease HARBI1, whose translation MAGVVHRHHHFARRGYRQRVYVERTKPLEQYTTEELYVRFRFGKADIEYLVNLLRPKLQHRTQRSHGLSVEDQILIALRFYACGTFYQVVGDYMGVVKSAVCDVVRDVSIALASLVNEFVSFPKDNQIAQAKRSFFLLGNMPNTIGAIDCTHVHIQAPRENEWEFINRKGRHSINVQLVCDADLIITNCVVKWPGSVHDACILRESALYRDLQTNRPDGIILEDSAYPLLPWLMTPFLTAYTPAQARFNTAHCRARCAIERLDGVLKRRFACLNYLRAEPQKACNITLACIVLHNIATKRNVPLCADNDAPEPLGDPNQPPAFCQNEQTGRATRDAIVRHYF comes from the coding sequence atGGCAGGTGTTGTCCACCGCCACCACCACTTTGCCAGGAGAGGATACCGTCAAAGGGTGTATGTTGAACGTACCAAGCCACTGGAGCAATACACCACTGAGGAGCTGTATGTCCGGTTTCGCTTTGGGAAGGCTGATATAGAGTACCTTGTGAACCTTCTCAGGCCAAAACTTCAACACAGAACCCAAAGGAGTCACGGTCTGTCTGTGGAAGACCAGATCCTCATTGCTCTCCGATTTTATGCATGTGGGACTTTCTATCAGGTTGTTGGTGACTATATGGGAGTGGTGaaatcagctgtgtgtgatgtggtgagAGATGTGTCAATCGCACTGGCCAGCCTGGTCaatgaatttgtttcttttccaaagGACAACCAGATTGCCCAGGCCAAGCgcagcttttttcttttggggAATATGCCCAATACTATTGGAGCAATCGACTGCACACATGTGCATATACAAGCACCTCGTGAGAATGAATGGGAGTTTATAAACAGAAAGGGGAGGCACAGCATCAATGTCCAACTTGTGTGTGATGCTGACCTCATCATCACCAACTGCGTTGTCAAGTGGCCTGGGTCTGTCCATGATGCATGCATCCTGAGGGAGAGCGCTCTATATAGAGACCTCCAAACCAACCGACCGGATGGCATAATATTAGAAGACAGTGCCTACCCACTCCTACCATGGCTGATGACTCCTTTTCTAACAGCATATACACCGGCGCAGGCACGCTTCAACACTGCTCATTGCAGAGCAAGATGTGCAATTGAGCGTTTAGATGGAGTTCTTAAGAGGCGCTTTGCATGCCTTAACTACCTGAGAGCGGAACCACAGAAAGCATGCAACATAACCCTTgcctgtattgtcctgcacaACATCGCTACTAAGCGCAATGTCCCTCTCTGTGCTGACAATGATGCACCTGAGCCCCTTGGAGACCCTAACCAACCTCCTGCATTCTGCCAGAACGAGCAAACAGGACGTGCAACAAGGGACGCAATAGTTAGACACTATTTCTGA